One window of the Saccopteryx bilineata isolate mSacBil1 chromosome 2, mSacBil1_pri_phased_curated, whole genome shotgun sequence genome contains the following:
- the C1QL1 gene encoding C1q-related factor, with product MLLVLVVLIPVLVSSGGPDGHYEMLGTCRMVCDPYPARGPGAGARPDGGDAVSEQSGAPPPSTLVQGPQGKPGRTGKPGPPGPPGDPGPPGPVGPPGEKGEPGRTGPPGLPGAGGSGAISTATYTTVPRVAFYAGLKNPHEGYEVLKFDDVVTNLGNNYDATSGKFTCNIPGTYFFTYHVLMRGGDGTSMWADLCKNGQVRASAIAQDADQNYDYASNSVILHLDAGDEVFIKLDGGKAHGGNSNKYSTFSGFIIYSD from the exons ATgctgctggtgctggtggtgctCATCCCCGTGCTGGTGAGCTCGGGCGGCCCGGACGGCCACTATGAGATGCTGGGCACCTGCCGCATGGTGTGCGACCCCTACCCCGCGCGGGGCCCCGGCGCCGGCGCGCGGCCCGACGGCGGCGACGCCGTGAGCGAGCAGAGCGGCGCGCCCCCGCCCTCCACGCTGGTGCAGGGCCCCCAGGGGAAGCCGGGCCGCACCGGCAAGCCTGGGCCCCCCGGTCCTCCGGGGGACCCAGGTCCTCCGGGCCCTGTAGGGCCGCCCGGGGAGAAAGGTGAGCCGGGTAGGACCGGCCCTCCTGGGTTGCCGGGCGCGGGGGGCAGCGGCGCCATCAGCACCGCCACATACACCACTGTGCCGCGAGTGGCCTTCTACGCTGGCCTCAAGAACCCTCACGAGGGTTATGAAGTGCTCAAGTTCGATGACGTGGTCACCAACCTAGGCAACAACTACGACGCGACCAGCGGCAAGTTTACGTGCAACATCCCCGGAACCTACTTTTTCACCTACCACGTCCTCATGCGCGGCGGCGACGGCACCAGTATGTGGGCTGACCTCTGCAAGAACGGCCAG GTGCGGGCCAGCGCCATTGCCCAGGACGCAGACCAGAACTATGACTACGCCAGCAATAGCGTGATCCTGCACCTGGACGCGGGCGATGAGGTCTTCATCAAGCTCGATGGAGGCAAAGCGCATGGCGGCAACAGCAACAAATACAGCACGTTCTCCGGCTTCATCATCTACTCTGATTGA